The Chryseobacterium sp. 52 genome includes a region encoding these proteins:
- a CDS encoding TonB-dependent receptor plug domain-containing protein produces MKNKKTILSASVLFFLGTYAFGQEKEKDSVKTNTVEEIVVLGSRAGARSKIDSPVPVDVFNIKESSAILPQSSIGQILNAVAPSFTSTIQTNSDGTDHLDPAQLRGLGPDQVLVLVNGKRRHTSALVNVNGTPGRGTVGTDLNSIPSFALNRIEVLRDGASAQYGSDAIAGVINLELKKDIGKLTGQLSYGGNLTSAADDHTGNFDGQNIQVDLNYGNKIGNKGGGYNITWSSQFRNPTSRAGAESGAIYNAYNAIEKRAQNDGVNLSSLFTNINNVPNSQQLVNYIHQYAQGVSYFSPGLQSQIQGANTIGALQGLLKDDFTNQELAYRGQTRRDFNMQVGQSKLNNHQLFANIEVPINDDWKVYSFGGYSFRHGSSGGFYRKPNQSRTFTGLYSDGYLPQIGTDIQDLSLSAGIKGNWEGWNIDLSNTFGQNSFTYNIGNTGNTSLRFASPDEFDAGGLKFSQNTINLDFSKKYDVWSGINVAFGAEHRYENFKITQGDEASYTTYDASGNVWNNTSPRATDFFGNALPGGSQVFSGFKPVNAVDKNRQAVAAYADVEFNFTNWLLVDAAARYEHYSDFGSTFNYKLASRIKVAPNFNVRLAGSTGFRAPSIHQIYYNVTSTLFTNSQLLEVGTFSNDSQIAGLLEMPKLKQETSKSASVGFTYRIPSASLTFTADGYFTRINNRIILTDQFLRADVPAAAQAAFDAQGVNGAQFFTNAIDTETKGIDLVISHIVRFSGLKLDNNFAANISQTRKVGDTHSSGLLQSPNLEKIYFSEKSRVYLEEAVPRVKASLSHTLTWKSASVYLRNTYFGKVTGADVIDANGDGIIGFNEHQQIGNKIITDLSLAYQFTKNVGLTVGVNNLFDIYPDKNLPASTNNDQFIYSRSTSQFGQNGRYVFSRLNFNF; encoded by the coding sequence ATGAAAAATAAAAAGACAATTTTATCAGCTTCTGTTCTGTTTTTCCTCGGAACGTATGCTTTCGGGCAGGAAAAAGAAAAAGACAGCGTGAAAACCAATACGGTAGAAGAAATAGTGGTGCTGGGTTCAAGAGCTGGTGCCAGATCAAAAATAGACAGCCCGGTTCCCGTGGATGTCTTCAATATAAAAGAATCTTCAGCAATTCTTCCACAGTCCAGTATAGGACAAATTTTGAATGCGGTAGCCCCATCTTTTACCTCTACTATCCAGACCAATTCAGATGGAACAGACCATTTGGATCCTGCCCAGCTGAGAGGATTGGGACCAGATCAGGTATTGGTTTTGGTTAACGGAAAAAGAAGACATACTTCAGCACTGGTCAACGTTAACGGAACACCGGGAAGAGGAACCGTAGGAACGGATCTGAATTCCATTCCTTCTTTTGCATTAAACAGGATAGAAGTACTGCGTGATGGTGCTTCAGCTCAGTACGGCTCAGACGCTATTGCAGGGGTTATTAACCTTGAACTGAAGAAAGACATCGGAAAACTAACCGGGCAGTTAAGCTACGGTGGAAATCTTACCTCAGCAGCCGATGATCATACCGGAAATTTTGACGGCCAGAATATTCAGGTTGACCTTAATTATGGAAATAAGATCGGTAATAAAGGGGGGGGTTATAATATCACATGGTCCTCACAGTTCAGAAATCCAACTTCCAGAGCCGGAGCTGAAAGCGGAGCGATCTATAATGCTTATAATGCTATTGAAAAACGTGCTCAGAATGACGGAGTGAATCTGTCTTCGCTTTTTACCAATATCAATAATGTACCTAATTCCCAGCAACTTGTTAATTATATTCATCAATATGCTCAGGGGGTAAGCTATTTTTCTCCTGGCCTTCAGAGTCAAATCCAGGGTGCCAATACCATTGGTGCGCTTCAGGGACTTTTGAAAGATGATTTTACCAATCAGGAGCTGGCCTACAGAGGACAGACGAGAAGAGATTTCAATATGCAGGTCGGTCAGTCTAAGCTGAATAACCATCAGCTTTTTGCCAATATTGAAGTGCCTATTAATGATGATTGGAAAGTATATTCTTTTGGAGGGTATAGCTTCAGACACGGAAGTTCAGGAGGATTTTACAGAAAGCCCAACCAAAGCCGGACTTTTACAGGATTGTATTCAGACGGTTATCTGCCTCAGATCGGAACAGATATTCAGGATCTTTCACTTTCTGCTGGAATTAAAGGAAACTGGGAGGGTTGGAATATTGACCTGAGTAATACATTCGGGCAAAATTCATTTACCTATAATATAGGAAACACAGGAAATACCTCTTTACGATTTGCTTCTCCTGATGAATTTGATGCAGGAGGCTTAAAATTCTCCCAGAATACAATCAATTTAGATTTCTCTAAAAAATATGATGTCTGGAGCGGGATCAATGTTGCCTTTGGAGCAGAACACCGTTATGAAAACTTTAAAATAACACAGGGTGATGAAGCGTCTTACACTACTTATGACGCTTCAGGAAATGTATGGAACAATACCTCTCCGAGAGCCACAGACTTTTTCGGAAATGCACTTCCGGGTGGATCACAGGTTTTCAGTGGATTTAAGCCGGTGAATGCTGTAGACAAAAACAGACAGGCAGTGGCGGCGTATGCAGATGTTGAATTTAATTTTACCAACTGGTTATTAGTAGATGCAGCAGCGAGATATGAGCATTATTCGGATTTCGGATCAACTTTTAATTATAAACTGGCTTCAAGGATCAAAGTAGCGCCTAATTTTAATGTGAGACTGGCAGGTTCTACGGGATTCAGAGCCCCTTCAATCCATCAGATTTATTATAATGTGACTTCTACTTTGTTTACGAACAGTCAACTTTTGGAAGTAGGGACCTTCAGTAATGATTCACAGATTGCCGGATTGCTTGAAATGCCGAAACTGAAACAGGAAACGTCTAAGTCCGCAAGTGTAGGATTTACCTACAGAATTCCTTCTGCAAGTCTGACTTTTACTGCAGACGGGTATTTTACCAGAATTAATAACAGAATCATTCTTACCGACCAGTTTTTAAGAGCAGATGTTCCTGCTGCGGCACAGGCTGCTTTTGATGCTCAGGGAGTTAATGGGGCTCAGTTTTTCACCAATGCCATTGATACGGAAACGAAAGGAATAGATTTGGTAATTTCACATATTGTAAGATTTTCCGGTTTGAAACTGGATAATAATTTTGCTGCTAACATCAGCCAGACAAGGAAAGTAGGAGATACTCATTCTTCAGGACTGTTGCAGTCTCCCAATCTGGAGAAGATCTATTTTTCAGAGAAATCAAGAGTGTATCTTGAAGAAGCGGTTCCAAGGGTAAAAGCAAGTTTATCCCATACCCTTACCTGGAAAAGTGCAAGTGTCTATCTTAGAAATACCTATTTCGGAAAAGTGACGGGTGCAGATGTCATAGATGCTAATGGTGATGGAATTATTGGGTTTAATGAGCATCAGCAGATCGGAAACAAGATTATTACGGATTTATCTTTAGCATATCAGTTTACAAAAAATGTAGGACTGACGGTAGGAGTAAATAATTTATTTGATATTTATCCTGACAAAAACCTTCCGGCATCTACCAATAATGATCAGTTTATCTACTCCCGTTCAACGTCTCAGTTTGGCCAGAACGGAAGATATGTATTCTCAAGACTTAATTTCAATTTTTAA
- the tenA gene encoding thiaminase II translates to MKWSEQTWKTIEAQYQSILDMPFITELSDGSLPLENFRFYMAQDSLYLEHFGRTLSLIAAKIQDIQDVLSFMRFAENAIVVENALHESYFKDFGVTDKGILQPACHHYIHFLRSTAALESVEIAVAAVLPCFWIYREVGDYIYNHQNSINNPYQKWIETYGGEEFSAAVDHAIAICDQLAENSTEETRKKMTEAFIMSTSMEFHFWEAAYELKTWK, encoded by the coding sequence ATGAAATGGTCTGAACAAACCTGGAAAACTATAGAAGCACAGTATCAATCTATTCTTGACATGCCTTTTATCACGGAATTATCAGACGGGAGCTTACCACTGGAGAACTTCCGCTTTTATATGGCTCAGGATTCTTTATATCTGGAGCATTTCGGGAGAACGTTATCACTGATTGCGGCAAAAATTCAGGATATTCAGGATGTTCTTTCCTTTATGCGCTTTGCTGAAAATGCCATTGTGGTAGAAAATGCGTTGCACGAATCTTATTTTAAAGATTTCGGGGTTACGGATAAAGGAATATTACAGCCCGCCTGTCATCATTACATCCATTTCCTGAGAAGCACCGCAGCTTTAGAGTCTGTAGAAATTGCTGTTGCTGCTGTCCTTCCTTGTTTCTGGATTTACAGAGAAGTGGGAGATTATATTTACAACCATCAGAACTCCATCAATAATCCGTATCAAAAGTGGATTGAGACTTACGGAGGGGAAGAATTTTCGGCAGCCGTAGATCATGCGATAGCAATTTGTGATCAGTTAGCTGAAAACAGCACAGAAGAGACGAGAAAAAAAATGACAGAAGCTTTTATCATGTCAACCAGCATGGAATTTCATTTCTGGGAAGCCGCTTATGAGCTGAAAACCTGGAAATAG
- the thiD gene encoding bifunctional hydroxymethylpyrimidine kinase/phosphomethylpyrimidine kinase, with amino-acid sequence MKKYKYPSVLTIAGFDGSGGAGIQADIKTASALGCFSTSVLTALPVQNTQGVRKIYPIPVEAVADQIEAILDDIFPDAIKIGMVHTPQLVETIVSTLRKYKKIPLVFDPVMVATSGHRLIEEETIAAITEKLFPIADVITPNMDEASILAGMKVETPEDLYAAGKLIKKLGCKSILLKGGHQETSTITSLFYDEYENYHTFETKKFDTNNTHGSGCTLSSAIAAYLAQGHTLYDSVSLGQDYVYQAIENGKDVQTGLGNGPLNHFFNPQKLIKNEMV; translated from the coding sequence ATGAAGAAATATAAATATCCATCGGTATTAACGATTGCGGGATTTGACGGAAGCGGCGGAGCGGGCATTCAGGCTGATATTAAAACGGCTTCTGCTTTAGGTTGCTTTTCTACATCGGTATTGACTGCTTTGCCTGTACAGAATACGCAGGGCGTAAGGAAAATATATCCGATTCCTGTGGAAGCTGTAGCCGATCAGATTGAAGCAATTCTGGATGATATTTTTCCAGATGCTATTAAAATTGGGATGGTTCATACTCCACAACTGGTTGAAACCATCGTTTCAACATTGCGTAAATACAAAAAAATCCCACTGGTATTTGATCCTGTGATGGTAGCTACAAGCGGTCACCGACTGATTGAAGAGGAAACTATAGCTGCCATCACTGAAAAGCTTTTCCCTATTGCTGATGTCATTACTCCTAATATGGATGAAGCTTCTATTTTAGCAGGCATGAAAGTCGAGACTCCTGAAGATTTATACGCTGCAGGAAAGCTGATCAAAAAGCTGGGCTGCAAAAGCATTCTTCTTAAAGGCGGACATCAGGAAACCTCAACAATCACTTCTTTATTCTATGATGAATATGAGAACTATCACACCTTTGAAACTAAAAAATTTGACACAAATAATACCCATGGCTCGGGTTGCACGCTTTCTTCTGCTATAGCAGCATATCTGGCTCAAGGGCATACTTTATACGATTCCGTTTCTCTGGGACAAGATTACGTGTATCAAGCCATAGAAAACGGAAAAGATGTACAAACAGGACTTGGAAACGGTCCGCTTAATCACTTTTTTAATCCTCAAAAACTTATCAAAAATGAAATGGTCTGA
- the thiE gene encoding thiamine phosphate synthase, which yields MSLQSFPYQLYLVISEADCAGKSFLEVAEQAILGGVDIIQLREKNSSTNAFLKKAQQLIEITDKYNIPLVINDNSEVTEKVNAAGIHVGNSDAAPAYLRQRPLIRQKIIGYSIEYLSQLENEQTLASDYLGISPVFRTDTKTDTITEWGLEGITTIRQLTEKPLVAIGHIHLENAREVINAGADCIAVVSAICGAPDPQKAAYELKNEILK from the coding sequence ATGAGTTTACAATCTTTTCCCTATCAGCTTTACCTGGTTATTTCTGAGGCGGACTGTGCCGGAAAAAGCTTTCTGGAAGTGGCTGAGCAAGCCATTCTTGGCGGGGTGGATATCATCCAGTTAAGAGAGAAAAACAGCAGTACGAATGCATTTCTTAAAAAAGCTCAACAGCTTATTGAAATCACAGATAAATATAATATTCCACTCGTTATTAATGATAATTCAGAGGTTACAGAAAAAGTCAATGCAGCCGGCATCCATGTTGGTAACAGTGATGCAGCTCCTGCTTATCTGAGACAGCGGCCTCTTATCCGTCAAAAAATAATTGGCTATTCTATTGAATATCTTTCCCAACTAGAAAACGAACAGACTTTAGCCTCCGATTATCTTGGAATAAGTCCTGTGTTCAGAACGGATACCAAAACGGACACTATAACAGAATGGGGGCTTGAAGGAATTACCACCATCAGGCAGCTTACAGAAAAACCTTTGGTAGCCATAGGCCATATTCATCTTGAAAATGCAAGAGAAGTGATCAATGCCGGCGCAGACTGTATTGCGGTGGTTTCTGCTATATGTGGGGCTCCGGATCCTCAGAAAGCAGCATATGAATTAAAAAATGAAATTTTAAAATGA
- the thiM gene encoding hydroxyethylthiazole kinase produces MEKILWEQVQLVRQQSPLVHNITNYVVMNNTANALLAAGASPIMAHAKSEIQEMIGIAHSVVINIGTLDEYWSESMIMAAETAHSTGKPWVLDPVGAGATSFRDQILTQLLQHQPTVIRGNASEIIALAKANKTATKGVDSTAQSNEAIDAARSLVNQYHAIVCISGETDIILGGQQEIFIKNGHPLMTKVTGLGCSATALIGAFIGVSEDKVLAVAAAMALLGISGELAAKDSKGPGSLQVHLIDKLYTITEQEFLNHLKIQ; encoded by the coding sequence ATGGAAAAAATTCTTTGGGAACAGGTACAGCTTGTCAGACAACAATCTCCGCTTGTTCATAATATCACCAATTATGTGGTGATGAACAATACGGCCAATGCTCTTTTGGCTGCCGGAGCCTCTCCTATCATGGCCCATGCAAAATCTGAAATTCAGGAAATGATCGGTATTGCTCATTCGGTGGTTATTAATATAGGTACCCTTGATGAGTATTGGTCGGAATCTATGATTATGGCGGCTGAAACTGCCCACTCAACAGGAAAACCCTGGGTTTTGGATCCTGTAGGTGCGGGAGCCACTTCTTTCCGGGATCAGATTTTAACTCAACTTTTACAACACCAGCCTACGGTCATTAGAGGAAATGCTTCGGAAATTATTGCTTTGGCTAAAGCTAATAAAACAGCCACCAAAGGAGTAGACAGTACCGCACAGAGTAACGAAGCCATCGATGCTGCCCGTAGTCTTGTCAATCAATACCATGCGATTGTCTGTATTTCCGGTGAAACAGACATCATTTTGGGTGGTCAGCAGGAAATTTTTATTAAAAACGGACATCCGCTCATGACTAAAGTAACCGGTCTGGGATGTTCTGCTACAGCATTAATAGGGGCATTTATAGGAGTTTCAGAAGATAAAGTTCTGGCCGTAGCTGCTGCAATGGCACTACTCGGTATATCCGGAGAATTGGCGGCTAAAGACAGTAAAGGTCCGGGAAGTCTTCAGGTTCATCTGATTGATAAGCTGTATACTATTACTGAGCAGGAATTCCTCAACCATTTAAAGATACAGTGA
- a CDS encoding carbon starvation protein A, with the protein MDFLNNTNALTLIFVSVLIFAIAYRFYGIFIANKVLRLNDKNTTPAVEFADGKDYVATNKNVLFGHHFAAIAAAGPLVGPVLAAQFGYLPGALWILIGCVLGGGVHDMVVLFASVRHKGQSLATIASKEIGKATGTVAGFAILFILILTLAGLSLACINAMHEASWSLFTVVITMPIAVIMGLIMRYRKNSVLFASILGGILLIAGIIGGHSLMQNETMNNLFSWDIKTISIAIPLYGFLASVLPVWLLLVPRDYLSTYLKIGTIIMLAIGVIVIHPTIQMPALTEFVNGGGPVIGGPVLPFIFIVIACGAISGFHAVIATGTTPKMLNREREILFVGYGAMLVEGFVALMALIAACTLMPGDYFAINTPKESYDAFLAAHPALHGVDIDYYSQKIGIELHGRTGGAVSLAVGMAHIFNKIPYMDQLTAYWYNFAIMFEAVFILTAIDAGTRVGRFFLQEMLGSVIPKFNDKNWIPGIIISSLLFTFAWGYLVFTGNVSSIWPLFGISNQLLAACGLIVCTTMLIRMNRGKYALCSAIPGVFMAGITFWAGYIQVIDIYLPKEQYLLAALAVTAMILMLIVFIGAFIKWYQLLQIKTTEIDYYGEPVKELVER; encoded by the coding sequence ATGGATTTTCTGAATAACACTAATGCTTTAACCCTGATATTCGTATCGGTACTTATTTTTGCGATTGCCTATCGGTTTTATGGTATTTTCATTGCCAATAAAGTACTTAGGCTTAATGATAAAAACACAACGCCTGCTGTAGAATTTGCAGACGGAAAAGATTATGTGGCAACCAATAAAAATGTACTTTTTGGTCATCATTTTGCTGCTATTGCTGCCGCAGGACCTTTAGTAGGGCCCGTTTTGGCAGCCCAGTTCGGTTATCTTCCCGGTGCCTTATGGATCCTGATAGGATGTGTATTGGGTGGCGGCGTACATGATATGGTTGTTCTGTTTGCTTCTGTGAGACATAAAGGTCAGAGTCTGGCCACCATTGCTTCTAAAGAAATAGGTAAGGCTACAGGAACAGTTGCCGGTTTTGCCATATTATTTATCCTGATCCTTACCCTGGCCGGTTTATCACTGGCCTGTATCAATGCAATGCATGAAGCTTCATGGTCTCTTTTTACCGTTGTGATTACGATGCCTATTGCCGTGATCATGGGTTTGATCATGAGATACAGAAAAAACAGTGTTCTTTTTGCCAGTATTTTGGGCGGTATACTTTTAATTGCCGGGATTATCGGGGGACACAGCCTGATGCAGAACGAAACCATGAACAACTTATTTTCATGGGATATTAAAACCATTTCCATTGCCATTCCTTTATATGGGTTTCTGGCTTCTGTACTTCCTGTATGGCTGCTTTTAGTACCTAGAGATTATCTTTCGACCTATCTGAAAATAGGAACGATCATTATGCTAGCCATTGGTGTGATTGTAATTCACCCAACGATCCAAATGCCTGCTCTTACAGAATTTGTGAACGGTGGGGGTCCGGTGATTGGAGGTCCTGTACTTCCTTTTATTTTCATTGTGATTGCCTGTGGTGCTATTTCTGGTTTCCATGCGGTGATTGCTACAGGAACAACTCCTAAAATGCTCAACAGAGAAAGAGAAATCCTTTTTGTAGGCTATGGTGCCATGCTCGTAGAAGGTTTTGTGGCTTTGATGGCTTTGATCGCGGCCTGTACATTAATGCCGGGTGATTACTTTGCGATTAACACTCCGAAAGAATCTTATGACGCTTTTCTGGCGGCACATCCTGCTCTGCACGGGGTAGATATTGATTATTATTCACAGAAAATAGGCATTGAACTTCACGGAAGAACCGGAGGTGCGGTATCTTTAGCCGTGGGAATGGCTCATATATTTAATAAAATCCCTTATATGGATCAGCTCACTGCATACTGGTATAATTTTGCCATCATGTTTGAAGCCGTATTCATCCTTACAGCTATTGATGCAGGTACAAGAGTAGGACGTTTCTTTTTACAGGAAATGCTGGGATCTGTGATTCCTAAATTCAATGATAAGAACTGGATTCCGGGGATTATTATCAGCAGCCTCTTATTCACTTTTGCATGGGGCTATCTGGTATTTACAGGTAACGTAAGCAGTATCTGGCCCCTGTTCGGAATCAGTAATCAGCTGCTGGCAGCCTGCGGACTCATTGTCTGTACGACGATGCTGATCCGGATGAACAGAGGAAAATATGCCTTATGTTCGGCAATTCCGGGCGTTTTTATGGCTGGAATTACCTTCTGGGCAGGTTATATTCAGGTCATAGACATTTACCTTCCCAAAGAACAGTATTTGCTGGCAGCGCTAGCGGTAACGGCTATGATTCTGATGCTGATTGTATTTATAGGAGCTTTTATAAAATGGTATCAGCTGCTGCAGATTAAAACCACAGAGATAGATTATTACGGAGAACCTGTAAAAGAGCTGGTAGAAAGATAA